A window of the Lactuca sativa cultivar Salinas chromosome 5, Lsat_Salinas_v11, whole genome shotgun sequence genome harbors these coding sequences:
- the LOC111879700 gene encoding 60S ribosomal protein L7a-2 isoform X2 yields the protein MAPKKGGKPIVTKKKTEKVANPLFEKRPKQFGIGGALPPKKDLHRFVRWPQVVRIQRKRRILKQRLKVPPALNQFTKTLDKNLATTLFKMLLKYRPEDKAAKKERLLKRAQAESEGKTVEAKKPIVVKYGLNHITYLIEQNKAQLVIIAHDVDPIELVVWLPALCRKMEIPYCIVKGKSRLGTIVHQKTAAALCLTTVKNEDKMEFSRVLEAIKANFNDKYEEYRKKWGGGIMGSKSQAKTKAKERVLAKEAAQRLN from the exons ATG GCTCCGAAGAAGGGTGGAAAGCCGATTGTAACCAAGAAGAAAACG GAGAAGGTCGCGAATCCATTGTTCGAGAAACGACCAAAGCAATTTGGAATCGGTGGAGCTTTGCCTCCTAAGAAGGATCTTCACAGATTCGTAAGATGGCCTCAAGTCGTCCGAATTCAGAGAAAGAGGAGAATCCTCAAGCAGCGTTTGAAGGTCCCACCAGCATTGAACCAGTTTACCAAAACCCTTGACAAGAATCTCG CAACGACTTTGTTCAAGATGCTACTCAAGTACAGGCCGGAAGACAAAGCAGCCAAAAAGGAACGCCTGTTGAAGAGAGCTCAAGCTGAATCAGAAGGAAAGACTGTTGAAGCTAAGAAACCCATTGTTGTGAAGTATGGTCTTAACCATATTACCTACCTTATCGAGCAG AACAAGGCACAATTGGTGATCATTGCCCATGATGTTGATCCAATTGAATTGGTTGTCTGGCTTCCTGCACTCTGCAGAAAGATGGAAATCCCTTACTGCATTGTAAAGGGGAAATCTCGTTTAGGAACT ATTGTCCATCAGAAAACTGCAGCAGCCTTGTGTTTGACTACAGTCAAGAACGAGGATAAAATGGAGTTCAGCCGAGTATTGGAGGCCATCAAG GCTAACTTCAATGACAAGTATGAGGAGTACAGGAAGAAGTGGGGTGGTGGAATAATGGGTTCCAAGTCACAGGCAAAAACTAAGGCAAAAGAGAGGGTTCTTGCAAAGGAGGCTGCTCAGAGGTTGAATTAG
- the LOC111879700 gene encoding 60S ribosomal protein L7a-2 isoform X1, translating to MAPKKGGKPIVTKKKTEKVANPLFEKRPKQFGIGGALPPKKDLHRFVRWPQVVRIQRKRRILKQRLKVPPALNQFTKTLDKNLATTLFKMLLKYRPEDKAAKKERLLKRAQAESEGKTVEAKKPIVVKYGLNHITYLIEQVFLIYTHCNLLFLFLLKCLMTYYVPFQNKAQLVIIAHDVDPIELVVWLPALCRKMEIPYCIVKGKSRLGTIVHQKTAAALCLTTVKNEDKMEFSRVLEAIKANFNDKYEEYRKKWGGGIMGSKSQAKTKAKERVLAKEAAQRLN from the exons ATG GCTCCGAAGAAGGGTGGAAAGCCGATTGTAACCAAGAAGAAAACG GAGAAGGTCGCGAATCCATTGTTCGAGAAACGACCAAAGCAATTTGGAATCGGTGGAGCTTTGCCTCCTAAGAAGGATCTTCACAGATTCGTAAGATGGCCTCAAGTCGTCCGAATTCAGAGAAAGAGGAGAATCCTCAAGCAGCGTTTGAAGGTCCCACCAGCATTGAACCAGTTTACCAAAACCCTTGACAAGAATCTCG CAACGACTTTGTTCAAGATGCTACTCAAGTACAGGCCGGAAGACAAAGCAGCCAAAAAGGAACGCCTGTTGAAGAGAGCTCAAGCTGAATCAGAAGGAAAGACTGTTGAAGCTAAGAAACCCATTGTTGTGAAGTATGGTCTTAACCATATTACCTACCTTATCGAGCAGGTTTTTCTCATTTACACTCACTGTAATCTTCTATTTCTTTTTCTTCTAAAGTGCTTAATGACATATTATGTTCCATTTCAGAACAAGGCACAATTGGTGATCATTGCCCATGATGTTGATCCAATTGAATTGGTTGTCTGGCTTCCTGCACTCTGCAGAAAGATGGAAATCCCTTACTGCATTGTAAAGGGGAAATCTCGTTTAGGAACT ATTGTCCATCAGAAAACTGCAGCAGCCTTGTGTTTGACTACAGTCAAGAACGAGGATAAAATGGAGTTCAGCCGAGTATTGGAGGCCATCAAG GCTAACTTCAATGACAAGTATGAGGAGTACAGGAAGAAGTGGGGTGGTGGAATAATGGGTTCCAAGTCACAGGCAAAAACTAAGGCAAAAGAGAGGGTTCTTGCAAAGGAGGCTGCTCAGAGGTTGAATTAG